In Sulfuracidifex metallicus DSM 6482 = JCM 9184, a single window of DNA contains:
- a CDS encoding carboxypeptidase M32, translating into MSSNSILTKFKEIWAISHAIRLMGWDIETYMPPEGISYRAEEMATLNSLRRRKLLEIKGELDDLDPKNDMEAGIKRVLGREIKYIESIPEEIDMEINKLTAESAVVWRNARLKNDFSSFKPYLERIVELKAKVAQLLGYNDHPYSSLLDLYEEGLTVKEADDIFGSLLPSLKRTLQKVEAEGRFTASSELENEPYSREIMEKIVNEIAYDILKMPTSKFRIDLSAHPFTTGINRHDVRITMRYEGFDFKRALYSLVHESGHAIYELQIDEALEFTPIAEAPSFGIHESQSRFWENNIGRSKDFVELIYPRIKPLVKGKSVEEIYRYFNAVKLQPIRVDADELTYNFHIAVRYFAEKKLIDGSLSVNELPEFFDETLENYLGIRPKSYSEGVLQDIHWSHGSFGYFPSYTIGNMVAAVVYHHMNLGDGVIKGGKIDIVKGWLREKIHKFGATYPPKELLRRSFGEDYNPARLVEYLENKYIGTK; encoded by the coding sequence ATGAGTTCTAATTCTATTCTAACCAAGTTCAAAGAGATCTGGGCAATCAGCCATGCTATAAGACTAATGGGTTGGGACATTGAAACATACATGCCGCCAGAGGGTATATCCTACAGAGCTGAGGAAATGGCAACCCTCAATTCCCTGAGGAGGAGAAAGCTACTGGAAATCAAGGGAGAGTTAGATGATCTCGACCCAAAGAACGACATGGAGGCAGGCATTAAGAGGGTACTGGGGAGAGAGATAAAGTACATCGAATCCATCCCAGAGGAAATAGACATGGAGATAAACAAGCTTACCGCTGAATCAGCAGTGGTTTGGAGAAATGCTAGATTAAAGAACGACTTCTCCTCCTTCAAGCCATACTTGGAGAGGATAGTAGAACTCAAGGCAAAGGTTGCGCAGCTTCTAGGCTACAACGATCATCCGTATAGCTCCCTTCTTGATCTTTACGAAGAGGGATTAACTGTGAAAGAGGCTGACGACATATTCGGTTCGCTTCTGCCTAGCCTTAAGAGGACACTTCAAAAGGTTGAGGCTGAGGGAAGATTTACCGCTTCCAGTGAGCTAGAGAATGAGCCATATTCAAGAGAAATCATGGAGAAAATAGTGAACGAAATAGCTTACGACATACTGAAGATGCCCACAAGTAAGTTCAGGATAGATTTATCTGCACATCCCTTCACCACTGGCATAAACAGACACGACGTTAGGATAACCATGAGGTACGAAGGTTTCGACTTCAAAAGGGCCCTCTACTCACTAGTCCATGAATCTGGACATGCAATTTACGAGCTTCAGATAGATGAGGCTCTGGAGTTCACTCCAATAGCTGAGGCTCCTTCCTTCGGTATCCATGAATCCCAGTCTAGGTTCTGGGAGAACAACATCGGGAGGAGCAAAGATTTCGTAGAACTCATCTATCCCAGAATAAAACCCCTAGTGAAGGGAAAAAGCGTGGAAGAGATTTATAGGTATTTCAACGCCGTGAAACTGCAGCCCATAAGGGTAGACGCCGACGAGTTAACTTACAACTTCCACATAGCTGTTAGATACTTCGCTGAGAAGAAGCTAATAGATGGGTCATTGAGTGTCAACGAATTGCCGGAGTTCTTCGATGAAACTTTAGAGAATTACTTGGGAATAAGGCCTAAAAGTTACTCTGAGGGGGTCCTACAGGACATCCATTGGAGTCATGGGTCCTTCGGATACTTCCCTTCTTATACTATAGGAAACATGGTGGCGGCTGTAGTTTATCATCACATGAATTTGGGAGATGGTGTAATTAAGGGTGGTAAGATTGATATAGTTAAGGGTTGGTTAAGGGAGAAAATCCACAAGTTCGGTGCAACTTACCCACCCAAGGAGCTTCTCAGAAGGTCCTTCGGCGAGGACTACAATCCAGCTAGGTTAGTGGAATACTTAGAGAACAAATATATTGGAACCAAGTAG
- a CDS encoding ABC transporter permease, which produces MREFLYLVLMQMKTFKASIVSGIFFSLVLPIGLLTILKPITSSDFSFYAISGTLTFYLFLGTMLAVSQIIGLERRDGKFSLMIASGIPKELYMMSILFSNGFGTLIFIPILILVADFLYGVSPSNVISLVISLVLSIYVGSIMGTDLAFSTRNYYTINSLSQVISFGLIFFAPVYYPVTAVPIPLRYFTYLEPTTYISQSIYHSYVGGNSIFYLMGLLIYGVVLTMFGRLLERRT; this is translated from the coding sequence ATTCGTGAATTCCTCTATCTAGTCTTAATGCAGATGAAGACGTTTAAAGCTTCCATAGTATCTGGAATTTTCTTCTCCTTAGTTCTCCCCATAGGGTTACTCACAATATTGAAACCAATTACATCGTCAGACTTCTCCTTCTACGCCATATCTGGAACCTTAACGTTCTATCTCTTCCTAGGAACCATGCTTGCAGTTTCACAGATCATAGGATTAGAGAGACGAGACGGCAAGTTTTCCCTCATGATCGCCTCTGGAATACCCAAGGAGTTGTACATGATGAGCATTCTCTTCTCTAACGGATTCGGGACATTGATATTCATCCCTATCCTCATATTGGTGGCTGACTTTTTATACGGTGTATCTCCATCCAACGTGATTTCGTTAGTTATTTCATTGGTACTCTCAATATACGTCGGCTCGATCATGGGGACTGATTTAGCTTTCTCCACCAGGAACTATTATACCATAAATTCCTTATCTCAGGTGATATCTTTCGGACTAATATTTTTCGCCCCGGTATACTACCCTGTGACTGCTGTGCCCATTCCTTTAAGGTACTTCACTTACCTTGAACCGACCACCTATATTTCACAGTCCATTTATCACAGTTACGTGGGCGGTAACAGTATCTTTTACTTGATGGGACTCCTGATTTATGGCGTGGTTCTAACTATGTTTGGTAGGTTGCTAGAAAGGAGAACTTGA
- a CDS encoding ABC transporter ATP-binding protein encodes MNETLEILVEVNHVWKSYGKIIANEDVTLNIRKGEIVGLLGPNGAGKTTLVKQIYGELHPSQGEIKVLGGKPTDGKIKRMMGVVPQEVTPYGELSVYDNLYFMAKIKGVDKPTAIKNVEDVIEKLNLKDRRKTFARDLSGGLRRRLLIGMALVNSPKLLILDEPTTGLDPEARREVWFLLKSLRDSGIGVLLTTHYLDEAERLSDRIYFVNRKVIAQGTPMEIKRKFSLYYEVTDITSGKVYYVKEDEVKDFVSKLEGKFEVRLPSLEEIYLKVMGNDS; translated from the coding sequence ATGAATGAAACATTAGAGATCCTAGTTGAGGTGAACCATGTCTGGAAGAGTTACGGTAAGATAATAGCTAACGAGGACGTTACCTTAAACATACGGAAGGGAGAGATAGTGGGTCTCCTTGGACCCAACGGCGCAGGGAAGACAACCTTGGTAAAGCAAATATACGGAGAGCTCCATCCGAGTCAGGGGGAAATCAAGGTGCTTGGGGGTAAGCCCACTGATGGAAAGATAAAGAGAATGATGGGCGTCGTCCCTCAAGAGGTAACTCCTTACGGAGAGCTCTCAGTTTACGACAACTTATATTTCATGGCTAAAATTAAGGGTGTAGACAAACCTACAGCTATTAAGAATGTTGAGGACGTCATTGAGAAGTTGAATCTCAAGGACAGGAGGAAGACCTTTGCCAGGGATCTATCAGGCGGTCTGAGGAGGAGGCTACTTATAGGGATGGCACTGGTGAACTCTCCCAAACTGCTCATCCTTGATGAGCCCACCACAGGTTTGGACCCTGAAGCTAGAAGGGAAGTTTGGTTCCTCCTCAAGTCGTTAAGAGACTCCGGAATAGGCGTATTACTTACTACCCATTACTTGGATGAAGCTGAGAGGCTCTCGGATAGAATATACTTTGTCAATAGGAAGGTCATAGCACAGGGAACTCCCATGGAGATAAAGAGAAAGTTCTCCCTTTACTATGAGGTTACAGACATAACCTCAGGAAAAGTTTACTATGTTAAGGAGGACGAGGTAAAGGACTTCGTGTCGAAGCTGGAAGGAAAGTTCGAGGTAAGGCTTCCGTCATTGGAGGAGATTTACCTGAAGGTGATGGGAAACGATTCGTGA
- a CDS encoding MFS transporter produces MKLGDVFRPLDSKKFGVFHIKSLFTTGMGVFSDGYLLSSISLVILFILSSFGISKSSSSYEFWLGVLSGTVFIGAALGAVLFGFLANRGRKTFYGVDVMLMTIGAILQAFATSPAELAIIRFIVGIGTGADYVLSPLIMAEHSNAKDRGKLIAVGFGLMWSLGAITASLEFLGMDALSIPHDLMWRIILGAGAIPAASVIYLRRKVPETTRFLLRIKGDVGKFQTVVKEITGQEVKVNDNLMDSNTFSSYFSKFGKVFVMASVLWFLFDLTGYANGLFGPTLIARSVGIVNPAIFSLVISLGFGFPGKFLGISTIDKIGRKPLQIIGSAGEGLFLLLFAVLLGRVPSLGLMALYGMHEFLGSLGPGIISTAGMLGVELAPTKVRSIVQAITVASGRSGAAIASFLFPILFISVSKEIALAFFAILMFVAAMITFMVPETKGKPLEESSREEKLTL; encoded by the coding sequence ATGAAACTAGGCGATGTGTTTCGTCCCTTAGACAGCAAGAAATTTGGCGTATTTCATATAAAGAGTCTATTTACTACTGGAATGGGGGTTTTCAGCGACGGTTACTTATTGTCCTCTATAAGTCTCGTGATACTCTTCATCCTGAGTAGCTTCGGAATTTCCAAGAGTAGCTCATCTTATGAGTTTTGGCTGGGAGTTCTTTCAGGCACAGTATTCATAGGTGCAGCCTTAGGCGCAGTCCTCTTTGGTTTCCTGGCAAACAGAGGTAGGAAGACCTTCTATGGAGTGGACGTAATGCTAATGACTATAGGTGCTATCCTTCAAGCATTCGCAACTTCTCCGGCTGAGCTAGCAATCATCAGATTCATCGTTGGGATAGGCACTGGGGCTGACTATGTTCTATCTCCTCTGATAATGGCGGAACATTCTAACGCTAAGGACAGAGGGAAGCTTATAGCTGTGGGTTTCGGGCTAATGTGGAGTCTGGGTGCTATCACAGCCTCCCTGGAGTTCCTGGGAATGGATGCATTGTCTATCCCTCATGATCTGATGTGGAGGATCATCCTAGGTGCAGGTGCGATTCCCGCGGCTTCAGTAATTTATCTGAGGAGGAAGGTTCCGGAGACAACGCGTTTTCTACTTAGAATCAAAGGAGATGTTGGAAAGTTTCAAACTGTAGTGAAGGAGATAACGGGACAGGAGGTGAAAGTTAACGATAACTTGATGGATTCCAATACATTTTCTAGCTACTTCTCAAAGTTCGGAAAGGTTTTCGTTATGGCTTCGGTTCTCTGGTTTCTCTTCGATTTGACAGGCTACGCAAACGGGTTATTCGGACCTACCCTCATAGCTAGATCAGTAGGAATAGTTAACCCTGCTATATTCTCCTTAGTGATTTCACTAGGTTTTGGCTTTCCTGGCAAGTTCTTGGGAATATCTACTATTGACAAGATAGGTAGAAAGCCCTTACAAATTATTGGATCTGCAGGAGAAGGCTTATTCCTCCTCCTGTTCGCAGTGCTCCTGGGTAGAGTCCCGTCTCTTGGTCTAATGGCACTTTATGGGATGCACGAGTTCTTGGGCAGCCTCGGACCAGGAATAATTAGCACGGCAGGTATGCTAGGCGTGGAGCTGGCACCAACCAAGGTTAGAAGCATAGTTCAAGCTATAACTGTGGCTTCAGGAAGGAGCGGTGCGGCGATAGCTTCTTTCCTTTTCCCCATCCTCTTCATATCCGTAAGCAAGGAAATAGCTCTGGCTTTCTTCGCTATACTCATGTTCGTGGCAGCAATGATAACGTTCATGGTTCCTGAGACCAAGGGTAAGCCACTTGAGGAGTCAAGCAGGGAAGAGAAGTTAACGTTATAA
- a CDS encoding ATP-binding cassette domain-containing protein, with protein sequence MIEAEGLSLFLGENRILKDVNFRLEEKALILGPNGSGKSSLLKVLSGFYRYKGSVKIDGKELMRDVRGYTELSTNLPEAYYLARDVDDLISIYSEIKGSDHETFLKMMEETGVNFKKRSLFSLSLGERTLTLTALAFSSKPKVIAVDEPFENLDKNRKKIVIQWIRKYGKEGFIVTHEIGLLKEFDTWKAYLMIEGRLYGPVTIIDLMSSKLVKGRRDDSLLELKIRQEDYSLIKEEGEENEILDLNHVYDYI encoded by the coding sequence ATGATAGAAGCAGAAGGTCTAAGCTTATTCCTTGGGGAAAATCGGATCTTGAAAGACGTTAACTTCAGGTTGGAAGAAAAGGCATTGATCTTAGGTCCGAACGGGTCAGGAAAGTCCAGCCTATTAAAGGTATTAAGCGGATTTTACAGATATAAGGGTAGTGTGAAAATCGACGGAAAGGAATTAATGAGAGATGTGCGTGGCTATACAGAGCTGTCCACCAATCTCCCTGAGGCATATTACTTAGCACGTGACGTCGACGACTTGATTTCAATCTATTCGGAAATTAAAGGAAGCGACCATGAAACCTTCCTGAAGATGATGGAGGAGACTGGAGTCAACTTTAAGAAAAGGAGCTTGTTCTCCCTTTCTTTAGGCGAGAGAACACTGACACTTACAGCTCTAGCTTTTTCCTCAAAGCCTAAAGTGATAGCCGTAGACGAACCCTTTGAGAATCTTGATAAAAATAGAAAGAAAATCGTTATCCAATGGATAAGGAAATATGGAAAGGAAGGTTTTATTGTAACACATGAGATTGGATTGTTAAAGGAGTTCGACACTTGGAAGGCTTACTTGATGATTGAAGGTAGACTCTACGGACCAGTAACGATTATAGACCTCATGTCGTCAAAGCTGGTGAAAGGTAGAAGGGACGATTCCTTGTTAGAGCTAAAGATACGTCAGGAAGATTATTCCCTAATCAAAGAAGAGGGAGAAGAAAATGAAATCCTAGACTTGAATCATGTATATGACTACATTTGA
- a CDS encoding transcriptional regulator, whose product MAEEFKELMQMMRSPVFSNSVRVGILLILLGVDRLTFTDLLKSIDLSKSSLYSHLKVLQDNGMIIVKDVFTISRPRTMIQITPKGKTALQKYLELIEKYSKRDST is encoded by the coding sequence GTGGCGGAAGAATTTAAAGAGCTAATGCAAATGATGCGGTCTCCCGTCTTCTCAAACTCCGTCAGGGTAGGCATATTATTAATCTTGTTAGGAGTTGACAGACTAACCTTCACCGATTTACTTAAGTCTATAGATCTATCTAAGTCTTCCCTGTATTCTCACCTTAAGGTATTGCAGGATAACGGAATGATAATTGTTAAGGACGTGTTTACGATATCTAGACCTAGAACGATGATACAGATAACGCCCAAGGGAAAAACAGCTCTTCAGAAGTATTTAGAGTTAATAGAGAAATATTCAAAAAGAGATTCGACATGA
- a CDS encoding 3-methyl-2-oxobutanoate dehydrogenase subunit beta: MTEIPENIRSKRIVREQYFFRGNAACPGCPIPKELDLMLEIMGKKTVLVVPASCSTVIMGDIHGSPSTVPVIHSAFAAAPAIASGVSRQIKLKGEDAKVVVWAGDGATGDIGFAGLSGAAERNEDMIYICYDNEAFMNTGIQRSSLTPYGAWTTTTPAGKREFKKPLPFIMMQHKIPYVATASIAYPFDYQGKVRKAKEIQGFRYLHLLSPCPPGWRFDSSLTIEIARLAVETGIWPLFEVLNGKFSLTGISKTLLEKRKPIEEYLKLQGRFSKLDKKEIEIMQEAVDSMWEDIRKMTN; this comes from the coding sequence ATGACTGAGATACCAGAAAACATAAGGTCCAAGAGAATAGTAAGAGAACAATATTTCTTTAGAGGAAACGCTGCTTGCCCAGGCTGTCCCATACCTAAGGAGCTTGACCTAATGTTGGAGATTATGGGAAAGAAGACTGTACTTGTTGTGCCTGCGTCCTGTAGCACTGTTATCATGGGTGATATTCACGGTTCACCTTCCACGGTCCCCGTGATCCATAGCGCATTCGCAGCTGCTCCTGCAATAGCTTCTGGAGTGTCTAGACAGATTAAGTTGAAGGGCGAAGACGCAAAAGTAGTAGTTTGGGCTGGAGACGGAGCTACAGGAGATATAGGCTTCGCTGGGTTGAGCGGTGCAGCGGAAAGAAACGAGGATATGATATACATCTGTTACGATAACGAAGCCTTTATGAACACTGGTATTCAGAGGTCATCATTGACGCCGTACGGTGCATGGACCACTACTACCCCTGCAGGTAAGAGGGAATTCAAGAAACCTTTACCTTTCATCATGATGCAGCATAAAATACCTTATGTAGCAACTGCATCGATAGCCTATCCATTCGACTATCAGGGGAAGGTGAGGAAAGCTAAGGAAATTCAAGGATTCCGTTATTTGCATCTTCTGTCGCCATGCCCACCAGGATGGAGATTCGACAGTAGCTTGACAATAGAGATAGCTAGGCTGGCCGTGGAGACCGGGATCTGGCCTTTATTCGAAGTTTTGAATGGAAAGTTCAGCCTGACTGGAATAAGCAAGACCCTCTTGGAGAAGAGGAAGCCGATTGAGGAATATCTGAAGCTTCAGGGCAGGTTCTCCAAACTAGACAAAAAGGAAATAGAAATTATGCAGGAAGCTGTTGACTCCATGTGGGAGGACATCAGGAAGATGACAAACTAG
- a CDS encoding pyruvate ferredoxin oxidoreductase, whose translation MISVTRNTVAMEGNHAVAYAVKQTKPQVLSVFPITPQTTMLEKLAEYIERGELKAELIKVEGEHSALAAVYGAAISGSRVFTATSSQGLLYMGEMIYWVGGERVPIVSAVATRAIAEPWSIWDDHQDFFTKRDSSWIMMMAENVQDAYDMTIQAFKISEDKKVLLPVMVGFDGFILTHTMERLEILDDEDVERFVPPREFNLVDFSDPINVGPLAQPDDYMKFKRDAMIAMRQSEEVIERTAHEYANLSGRDQDGMIECFNCNDAEYVFLTAGAWSGDAKEAVRRMRKEGKKVGLIKLRVIRPFPEKVREVVRGVSKIVVFDREYSFGFGGILAGELKSKLYGSGIEIMSVIAGLGGKDVRPTHFQKVMNDVISGEKFQERWLND comes from the coding sequence ATGATAAGTGTCACGAGAAACACGGTAGCGATGGAGGGTAACCATGCCGTAGCTTACGCAGTGAAGCAGACAAAACCTCAGGTTCTCTCTGTTTTCCCTATAACGCCACAGACAACAATGTTGGAAAAGCTTGCGGAGTACATAGAAAGGGGAGAATTAAAGGCTGAATTGATCAAAGTTGAGGGGGAGCACTCCGCATTGGCTGCAGTGTACGGCGCGGCTATCTCCGGTTCCAGGGTATTCACTGCTACATCCTCGCAGGGTCTTCTATACATGGGAGAAATGATATACTGGGTAGGAGGAGAAAGAGTTCCGATAGTTTCTGCCGTAGCTACCAGAGCAATTGCAGAGCCTTGGAGCATATGGGACGATCACCAGGACTTCTTCACAAAGAGGGACTCGTCGTGGATAATGATGATGGCTGAAAACGTTCAGGACGCATACGACATGACAATACAAGCCTTCAAAATCAGCGAGGATAAGAAAGTCCTTCTTCCGGTGATGGTTGGATTCGATGGTTTTATACTTACCCATACCATGGAGAGGCTAGAGATTCTAGATGACGAAGACGTTGAGAGATTCGTTCCGCCTAGGGAGTTTAACCTAGTGGACTTCAGCGATCCAATTAATGTGGGTCCATTGGCTCAGCCTGACGACTACATGAAGTTCAAACGCGACGCAATGATTGCCATGAGGCAAAGCGAGGAGGTGATAGAGAGAACTGCTCATGAGTATGCTAATCTATCAGGAAGAGATCAGGACGGCATGATAGAGTGCTTCAATTGCAACGACGCTGAATACGTCTTCTTAACTGCGGGAGCATGGAGCGGGGACGCCAAGGAGGCAGTAAGGAGAATGAGAAAGGAAGGGAAGAAGGTGGGTCTTATAAAGCTCAGAGTTATAAGACCTTTCCCTGAAAAGGTTCGCGAAGTTGTAAGGGGTGTAAGCAAGATTGTCGTATTCGATAGGGAGTATTCCTTCGGATTCGGTGGTATACTAGCTGGAGAATTAAAAAGCAAACTATACGGATCAGGGATAGAGATCATGAGCGTTATCGCTGGATTAGGCGGAAAGGACGTTAGACCTACACACTTCCAGAAGGTAATGAATGACGTCATCTCTGGCGAGAAATTCCAAGAGAGGTGGTTAAATGACTGA
- a CDS encoding 4Fe-4S binding protein produces the protein MIDYPIPIGRPRVGSAGLTGEWRLTRPVINYDKCTKCRLCVIYCPENSIDLLEGFDVRIDYDYCKGCGVCAQICPQKAIDMVTEVK, from the coding sequence ATGATAGATTACCCTATTCCCATAGGAAGACCGAGGGTTGGCTCTGCGGGGCTTACAGGAGAATGGAGACTAACTAGACCGGTGATAAACTACGACAAGTGTACCAAGTGTAGGCTTTGTGTCATCTACTGTCCAGAAAACAGCATCGATTTACTAGAGGGATTCGACGTGAGAATTGACTATGACTATTGCAAGGGATGCGGAGTCTGTGCTCAAATATGCCCACAGAAGGCTATAGATATGGTCACGGAGGTGAAATGA
- a CDS encoding 2-oxoacid:acceptor oxidoreductase family protein, translating into MMNWEIVLKGRGGMGIVSAGELLVKAFVKEGKYGQSIPYFGGERRGAPVTSYVRLSDEPIYMHREVYNPDLVAVFDMSLFNVTNPLEGLKEKGSLLLNTKNPRSMWNKTYFLDANGIADKLNLSMAGWKLINTAMLGAIAKVVNMVSVGTVEEIVEQEFEGELGKINAEAVRIGYEEVRKI; encoded by the coding sequence ATAATGAACTGGGAAATAGTTCTTAAAGGTAGAGGCGGGATGGGGATTGTCAGCGCGGGGGAACTCCTGGTGAAAGCCTTCGTAAAAGAAGGCAAATATGGTCAATCTATACCTTACTTCGGGGGCGAAAGGAGGGGAGCTCCCGTTACGTCTTACGTAAGGCTATCAGACGAGCCGATTTACATGCACAGAGAGGTCTATAATCCTGACTTGGTGGCAGTTTTCGACATGTCTCTCTTTAACGTTACAAACCCTTTAGAAGGTCTCAAGGAGAAAGGCTCCCTGCTCCTTAACACAAAGAACCCTAGGAGCATGTGGAACAAGACGTACTTCCTTGACGCGAACGGGATAGCGGACAAGCTTAACTTGTCCATGGCAGGATGGAAGTTGATCAACACAGCAATGTTAGGAGCAATAGCTAAGGTTGTGAATATGGTATCAGTTGGCACTGTAGAGGAAATTGTAGAGCAAGAATTCGAAGGAGAGTTAGGTAAAATTAACGCTGAGGCTGTGAGGATAGGATATGAGGAGGTGAGAAAAATATGA
- a CDS encoding APC family permease, whose protein sequence is MGVRVSAKYAMVMSTIEMITIVALAITFLKNSGWHFYNPITGISPALLEAVVFGLGIPTGYGSIAPLGYDASSKSIAKVAITVVFYGGLLAAFFFYALGALGFTGNLVTYLLTHFGLLGGIAIGLIALNDGTLGGMAYILANSRTLKAMSEDSVFPKLFAKDRNGSPFYAELAISTIFVSVVVTLTAFIGLFGAFTVLGGLAGIFNLFIHTSADLSLINITARKFKKHVKELTLGVIATAVSLFVLIYSFPSFPSSWTDFFLIWIIAGFLFLEVKEIANDWMQKDEEEKKE, encoded by the coding sequence ATGGGAGTAAGGGTCTCCGCAAAGTATGCAATGGTAATGTCAACTATAGAAATGATAACAATTGTAGCATTAGCAATTACTTTTCTGAAGAATAGCGGTTGGCATTTCTATAACCCTATCACAGGAATTTCTCCAGCTCTACTGGAGGCGGTAGTCTTCGGCTTAGGTATACCAACTGGTTACGGATCTATAGCTCCTTTAGGTTATGATGCCTCCTCCAAGAGCATCGCTAAGGTTGCAATTACGGTGGTGTTCTACGGTGGTTTACTAGCAGCTTTCTTCTTCTATGCCCTTGGTGCTTTAGGCTTTACCGGCAACCTTGTAACATACCTGCTTACCCACTTCGGGCTGCTTGGAGGTATAGCCATAGGTTTAATTGCGTTGAACGATGGAACGTTGGGAGGAATGGCTTATATTCTGGCAAACTCTAGGACCTTGAAGGCAATGTCAGAGGATTCAGTATTCCCCAAGCTGTTCGCCAAGGATAGAAATGGAAGTCCCTTCTATGCTGAATTGGCAATATCAACAATTTTCGTATCTGTAGTTGTGACTTTAACAGCCTTCATAGGTTTATTCGGAGCCTTTACCGTACTTGGAGGTCTAGCTGGAATATTCAACTTGTTTATACACACTTCAGCTGACCTCTCTCTTATCAACATAACCGCACGGAAATTCAAGAAACATGTAAAGGAGTTAACCTTAGGAGTTATAGCTACTGCTGTGAGCTTGTTCGTTCTCATATATTCCTTCCCATCCTTTCCATCTTCGTGGACTGATTTCTTCTTGATATGGATTATAGCTGGCTTTCTATTCCTTGAAGTGAAAGAAATAGCTAACGACTGGATGCAAAAGGATGAAGAAGAAAAGAAGGAATAA
- a CDS encoding APC family permease, with amino-acid sequence MGELKGKVLHILDLVTLSTSSVAPAFSISAAYGSMVLLMGIHATMSVIVSFPFFLFASIILRKLNKVSPNAGASYHWGAKLVGPKYGSFQFWIVSLAYFLSLPPIVIPAGEYTLDLLYRIGLISHQEVTSIFLDSMVGIGWVLVATVPLLLGAKPTAKITEAFLAVEIVVLSFFILVGLADLGNHNVKPISTSIFLDPSFFNGKFLRLAATMVIVATILDGWEIDSYASEEAKKPRQWPGLSGIIGLVSVFMIYLITMPIMAVETPEAALSSSVDPLATWASFVIPGYVWTIDIAVIASTASSLWLTAYILSRVWFSAGREGLLPHWFSSTRVNGSPWIAILAITALEILVQLIQLSSSSLQSFFGLVLTSAGAFLLLEFGMDSLTVIYMTIKGKFSYLIGVVAGATATFMFSAVILGIAEAGTAFNIPPLYYVLALMFMLSLGGIFILRSRKLRLIEPDLEE; translated from the coding sequence GTGGGAGAACTTAAGGGGAAGGTTCTTCATATCTTAGATTTGGTTACGCTTTCTACTTCAAGCGTAGCCCCTGCCTTCAGTATATCTGCAGCATACGGAAGCATGGTTCTCTTGATGGGTATTCACGCCACAATGTCGGTTATAGTTTCTTTCCCTTTCTTCCTCTTCGCGTCCATAATCTTAAGGAAACTAAACAAGGTTTCACCAAATGCTGGGGCATCTTACCATTGGGGGGCTAAGCTTGTAGGTCCAAAGTACGGCTCATTCCAATTCTGGATAGTCTCTCTAGCGTATTTTCTATCCCTTCCTCCAATAGTGATCCCTGCGGGGGAATATACTTTAGACTTACTTTACAGAATAGGACTTATATCACACCAGGAAGTAACCAGCATTTTCCTCGACTCAATGGTGGGGATAGGGTGGGTACTCGTTGCTACAGTTCCCCTTCTCCTTGGAGCAAAACCCACGGCAAAGATAACGGAAGCATTCCTGGCTGTGGAAATTGTAGTTCTATCGTTTTTCATCCTTGTGGGATTAGCTGACTTGGGCAACCACAACGTTAAACCAATATCTACGTCAATTTTCTTAGATCCAAGTTTCTTTAACGGGAAATTCCTAAGGTTAGCTGCAACCATGGTCATAGTTGCAACAATACTTGACGGGTGGGAAATTGACAGTTACGCCTCTGAGGAGGCTAAGAAACCTAGACAGTGGCCTGGTCTATCTGGAATCATAGGACTAGTGAGCGTATTCATGATTTACTTGATAACTATGCCAATAATGGCAGTGGAAACACCAGAGGCTGCCCTGAGCTCTTCAGTGGATCCTCTAGCTACGTGGGCAAGTTTCGTCATTCCGGGTTATGTTTGGACTATCGACATTGCCGTAATAGCGTCCACAGCGAGTTCCCTTTGGCTAACAGCTTACATCCTAAGTAGAGTTTGGTTCTCTGCAGGAAGAGAGGGATTGTTACCTCATTGGTTCTCTAGCACAAGAGTTAATGGTAGCCCTTGGATTGCAATACTAGCCATAACTGCCCTGGAGATATTGGTGCAGTTGATTCAGTTGTCATCTTCTAGCCTTCAATCATTCTTCGGCTTAGTGCTGACCTCTGCTGGAGCTTTCCTTCTCTTGGAGTTTGGCATGGACTCTCTGACTGTCATTTACATGACCATAAAAGGAAAATTCTCCTATTTAATCGGAGTCGTTGCAGGAGCTACTGCAACGTTCATGTTTTCAGCGGTGATCCTTGGAATAGCAGAAGCTGGCACTGCCTTTAATATTCCTCCACTTTACTACGTTCTAGCTTTGATGTTTATGCTTTCACTGGGAGGAATATTTATCCTGAGGTCCAGAAAGCTGAGGCTCATTGAGCCAGATCTGGAAGAATAA